The DNA region AGGTGGATAGGCTTGTCCGGGTTTCTGATCGTTCCTGCGTGGACAATTTGCGTATGGATAGAAACACTTTCGGTAGATTGTGTCGCATTCTACGGGACCGGGTAGGATTATTCGACCAAAAATTTGTCACCGTTGAGGAACAAGTTGCTATGTTTTTGTCCATTTTGTCCCACCACAAAAAGACACGGGTTGTAGGACACGATTTCATGCGTTCTTCTGAAACAGTTTCTAAGTACACTCATGTTGTGCTACGTGGGGTGCTTACTTTGCATGACATTTTTTTGGTTAAACCGGAACCGGTTGGGGATGACTGCACGGACTCACGATGGAAGTGTTTTAAGGTATGTGTAATCTCGTTGTTGGGTGTATTATACGGTATACTAATGCTATTCCAACTGTTGACATTGTAGGGTTGTCTAGGAGCTTTAGATGGAACATACATACACGTGCGCGTGCCCATAGCTGACGCACCACGTTATCGTAACAGGAAGGGGcaaatatcaacaaatacaCTTGCAGTGTGTGATCGCTACCTTCGGTTCGTTTACGTGCTGCCAGGATGGGAAGGTTCAGCTGGTGATTCCCGAATATTACGCGATGCCATTAGCCGGCCCCTCGGGCTTAAAATACCTAAAGGTCAAACTCTTTTTCATTGTTGTATAGTTGGTTGGCTGCTTAATCACCTTTTGACATTTGTTCTCATCGGTAGATTGCTATTACCTCTGCGACAATGCATACGCCAACAGTGAGGGATTCATCACACCGTACAAAGGCGTCCGGTACCATTTGAAGGAGTGGGGTAATGGCGCTCAGGCACCTCAATCGCCCGAGGAATTGTTCAACTTGAAGCACTCTAAAGCTCGGAATGTTATTGAGCGCTCATTTGCAGTACTGAAGATGCGTTGGGGAATACTCCGCAGTCCAAGCTTCTATCCTATTGATGTCCAAACTGGATTGATCATTGCCTGTTTCTTGCTCCACAATTTCATCCGCACGCAGATGGAGGTGGATCCGTATGATGCATTGGTTGGAGAACATTATGAAGATGGGTATGGAAGTGATAGTGATGATCCTGTTGTTCCCACTATAAGTTCGGTCGCACCAACACCGGCGTGGATGAAGAAACGAGACGACTTTGCTTCTACAATGTAGAATGATAGGACAAACATGTGATCGTCGCCGCTGATCTCACCCGTTACCTAACATGTGGCTATGTATCCA from Salvia splendens isolate huo1 chromosome 9, SspV2, whole genome shotgun sequence includes:
- the LOC121749079 gene encoding uncharacterized protein LOC121749079, which codes for MADQDVVQKIARTEPTELLILLEEILRNHRMNMLLITMFINLARSKSQKRKRRVGGLITEAMIEAIPAHVKQVDRLVRVSDRSCVDNLRMDRNTFGRLCRILRDRVGLFDQKFVTVEEQVAMFLSILSHHKKTRVVGHDFMRSSETVSKYTHVVLRGVLTLHDIFLVKPEPVGDDCTDSRWKCFKGCLGALDGTYIHVRVPIADAPRYRNRKGQISTNTLAVCDRYLRFVYVLPGWEGSAGDSRILRDAISRPLGLKIPKDCYYLCDNAYANSEGFITPYKGVRYHLKEWGNGAQAPQSPEELFNLKHSKARNVIERSFAVLKMRWGILRSPSFYPIDVQTGLIIACFLLHNFIRTQMEVDPYDALVGEHYEDGYGSDSDDPVVPTISSVAPTPAWMKKRDDFASTM